A window from Priestia filamentosa encodes these proteins:
- a CDS encoding acyltransferase — MKKQKKPNINSIYFLRIFAMLMVILVHVTGAYTYTLLAGTGAYEKYHFINRIIRIEAGIFIVITGMVFFYNYINRPLTVSLWKNYYVKRVSYILVPYLVWAIIYEIYSHWGSMDTFNLQEALIRIARGESYYQLHFIFLIVQVYLVLPIFVYIAQKSMFFRKYMWLFGIAIQVCYSLLNSAYHFTTLNLFVGSLATFLLGAWIGVHYQELRRKAFKKSNILLLLFTFAIGTITVILHYHIYTMQTLHLPAAIYNMCNLIFMVVGSYTAFLVAEILAQKFSPKYMTIVKNIAVYSFGFYLIHPLVLTGVAKFIPLQANMTFHFSMLATYIAVVFLCYTIIWATHKFLPFANFMFGKLPKKAVFLYENKSSTLKG, encoded by the coding sequence ATGAAAAAGCAAAAAAAACCAAATATTAATTCTATCTATTTTTTGAGGATATTTGCGATGTTGATGGTTATCCTTGTGCATGTCACAGGAGCCTATACTTATACATTACTAGCTGGGACAGGCGCTTATGAAAAGTACCATTTCATTAATCGCATCATTAGAATTGAAGCAGGTATTTTCATTGTGATTACAGGAATGGTTTTCTTTTACAACTATATCAACCGACCTTTAACGGTATCGTTGTGGAAAAATTATTACGTTAAAAGAGTGTCCTACATTTTAGTTCCTTATCTTGTTTGGGCTATTATTTATGAAATTTACTCTCACTGGGGATCTATGGACACTTTTAATTTGCAAGAAGCACTTATACGTATTGCAAGAGGTGAGTCATATTATCAGCTTCATTTTATTTTTCTAATTGTCCAAGTTTATCTTGTACTACCCATTTTTGTGTACATTGCGCAAAAATCGATGTTTTTTAGGAAGTATATGTGGCTCTTTGGCATTGCAATTCAAGTCTGCTATTCTTTATTAAATTCAGCTTATCATTTCACAACCCTTAATTTATTTGTAGGCAGTTTAGCTACGTTTTTACTAGGAGCTTGGATTGGGGTTCACTATCAAGAACTGCGGAGAAAAGCGTTTAAAAAGTCAAATATCTTATTGTTACTCTTTACATTTGCTATTGGTACAATAACGGTTATACTCCACTATCATATATATACAATGCAGACGTTACATTTACCGGCTGCTATATATAACATGTGTAATTTAATATTTATGGTAGTAGGAAGTTATACAGCATTCCTTGTGGCTGAAATATTAGCTCAAAAGTTTTCTCCAAAATATATGACTATTGTTAAAAATATTGCTGTTTATTCCTTTGGATTTTACTTGATTCATCCGCTTGTTCTTACAGGAGTGGCCAAATTTATTCCGTTGCAAGCAAACATGACTTTCCATTTTAGTATGCTTGCAACATATATTGCGGTTGTTTTCCTTTGTTATACAATCATATGGGCTACTCATAAGTTTCTACCCTTTGCCAACTTTATGTTTGGAAAGCTTCCGAAAAAGGCAGTCTTTCTTTACGAAAATAAATCTTCTACATTGAAGGGGTAG
- a CDS encoding sporulation protein, whose protein sequence is MSFFKKVAASIGIGSAKVDTILHSSSYSQGEEVTGVVHVTGGNVEQSMSDIDIEVMTKYLIEEDDKKHYREVKLLSHRVTNSFIIKAGEQKDFPFSFQLPLDTPVSVRNVSVWLHTDVDIEKGVDSKDNDSIKVVPHRWVNNVLQAVEQIGFRLHEADCEHAPYFRRRLPFVQEFEFRPFSSQYRGKLDELELVFQLEDHGLEVIVEVDRKARGMFGWLEEMYNDGERLLRVYFDKVELESGQKHIETKLQSLINQHAG, encoded by the coding sequence ATGTCTTTTTTTAAGAAAGTTGCAGCAAGTATAGGAATTGGTTCTGCTAAAGTTGATACTATCTTACATTCATCATCATATTCTCAAGGAGAAGAAGTTACAGGTGTCGTCCATGTTACAGGAGGTAATGTGGAGCAATCAATGAGTGACATCGATATTGAAGTTATGACAAAGTATCTTATTGAAGAAGATGACAAGAAACACTATCGTGAAGTGAAGTTGTTATCTCATCGCGTAACAAATTCTTTCATTATTAAAGCGGGAGAGCAAAAAGATTTTCCTTTCTCATTCCAGCTTCCTTTAGATACACCTGTTAGCGTGCGAAACGTGAGTGTCTGGCTTCATACAGATGTTGATATTGAAAAAGGTGTTGATAGCAAAGATAACGATTCTATCAAAGTTGTGCCACATAGGTGGGTTAACAATGTGCTTCAAGCTGTTGAACAAATAGGTTTTCGACTCCATGAAGCAGATTGCGAACATGCTCCGTATTTTCGACGACGTTTGCCGTTTGTTCAAGAATTTGAATTTCGCCCGTTTTCTTCGCAATATAGAGGAAAACTTGATGAGCTTGAACTTGTTTTCCAGCTCGAAGACCATGGCTTAGAAGTAATTGTTGAGGTAGATCGAAAAGCAAGAGGTATGTTTGGATGGCTTGAGGAAATGTATAACGATGGGGAACGTCTCCTTCGTGTGTATTTTGATAAGGTAGAGCTTGAGTCAGGACAAAAGCATATTGAAACAAAGCTCCAAAGTTTAATCAACCAACATGCAGGGTGA
- the budA gene encoding acetolactate decarboxylase, whose translation MTEGKRQGDNIYQVSTFSALLDGVFEGEVPFSIVKKHGDFGIGTFNKLDGEMLAVDGEFYRLQGDGTIREVKEDEKTPFAAVTFFNPSLTYRIQENGTKEQIEQFISSILPSENLFYSIRITGSFRSMKTRTVSKQEPPYSSMTDVVEEQDVSTFKDCKGTIVGFYTPRYVQGLAVAGYHLHFISEDKQGGGHIFDFEIESGTVEIGEHANLQFVLPKTKEFLEADLMHGKMAEEIEKTEG comes from the coding sequence GTGACAGAAGGTAAACGACAAGGTGATAATATCTATCAAGTATCAACCTTCAGTGCTTTACTAGATGGCGTGTTTGAAGGGGAAGTTCCTTTTAGTATAGTGAAAAAGCACGGCGATTTTGGAATCGGCACATTCAACAAACTAGATGGTGAAATGTTAGCGGTTGACGGGGAATTTTATCGTCTACAAGGAGATGGCACGATTAGAGAAGTAAAAGAAGATGAGAAAACCCCTTTTGCCGCTGTTACTTTCTTTAATCCTTCTTTAACATATCGAATCCAAGAGAATGGAACAAAGGAGCAAATTGAACAATTTATCTCTAGTATATTACCTAGCGAAAATTTATTTTATTCTATTCGTATTACAGGCTCATTTCGTAGTATGAAGACGCGAACAGTTTCTAAGCAGGAGCCCCCATATTCTTCAATGACAGATGTTGTTGAAGAACAGGATGTTTCTACATTTAAAGATTGCAAAGGAACAATTGTTGGGTTTTACACGCCCCGGTATGTTCAAGGACTGGCTGTTGCTGGTTATCACCTTCATTTTATTAGTGAAGACAAACAAGGTGGAGGCCACATCTTTGATTTTGAAATAGAAAGTGGCACGGTTGAAATAGGAGAACATGCTAACCTTCAGTTTGTACTGCCAAAAACAAAAGAGTTTTTAGAAGCAGATTTAATGCATGGAAAGATGGCAGAAGAAATTGAAAAAACGGAAGGTTGA
- the proB gene encoding glutamate 5-kinase — protein MKKQRVVVKIGSSSLTNTSGGIDNTKLREHAESIATLRAEGHEVVLISSGAVAAGFTELGYPSRPVTIKGKQASAALGQSVLMSAYIEAFSTCGIKPAQILLTRQDFAHRERYSNAYDTLSELLERSVLPIVNENDSVSIEELTFGDNDMLSALLSGLIHADRLIILTDINGLYDDNPNKNPDAKRIDYLEQITEEFLSVASAEGSKVGTGGMKSKLFAAEMALSLGVPTFIGSGQGPKKLLEVLEGNGDGTYVGAKVTGLNTRKQWIAFHSSLKGKVMIDEGAERALVKDGRSLLLAGVVEIEGVFKEGDVIEVEGKNGIIGKGEVCYSSEELNRLKGKRSDEVAHSIERSSYEVIHRNQWVGQHNLLLR, from the coding sequence ATGAAAAAACAGCGTGTTGTTGTAAAGATTGGAAGCAGTTCATTAACAAATACAAGTGGTGGAATTGATAATACAAAGTTGCGTGAACATGCGGAATCTATCGCTACTTTACGTGCTGAGGGGCATGAAGTTGTATTAATTTCTTCAGGGGCAGTTGCAGCAGGGTTTACAGAGCTTGGATATCCTTCAAGACCTGTCACAATCAAAGGAAAGCAAGCATCAGCAGCTCTTGGGCAAAGTGTTTTAATGAGTGCTTATATTGAAGCTTTCAGCACTTGTGGAATAAAACCAGCTCAAATTTTGTTGACTCGCCAAGATTTTGCTCATCGTGAGCGTTATAGCAATGCATATGATACGCTCTCCGAACTTTTAGAACGCTCTGTTTTGCCTATTGTAAATGAAAATGATTCAGTTTCAATTGAAGAGCTTACATTTGGTGACAATGATATGCTTTCAGCTCTTTTAAGTGGCTTAATTCACGCTGATCGTCTCATTATCCTTACAGATATAAATGGCCTTTATGATGATAACCCAAATAAAAATCCGGATGCCAAACGGATTGACTACCTTGAACAAATCACAGAAGAGTTTTTGTCAGTAGCAAGTGCTGAAGGTTCCAAAGTTGGGACAGGAGGAATGAAATCAAAACTTTTTGCTGCAGAAATGGCGTTATCTCTTGGTGTACCAACCTTTATTGGAAGTGGCCAAGGACCTAAGAAGCTGCTCGAGGTTTTGGAAGGAAACGGAGACGGTACGTACGTAGGAGCCAAAGTAACAGGCCTTAATACCCGTAAACAGTGGATTGCTTTTCATTCATCTTTGAAAGGAAAAGTAATGATTGATGAAGGGGCAGAAAGAGCGTTAGTGAAAGATGGAAGAAGTCTTCTTCTGGCAGGAGTCGTTGAAATAGAAGGCGTTTTTAAAGAAGGAGACGTTATTGAAGTAGAAGGAAAAAATGGGATAATTGGTAAAGGAGAGGTGTGTTATTCATCAGAAGAGTTAAATCGTTTAAAAGGTAAGCGAAGTGATGAGGTTGCACATAGCATTGAACGTTCTTCTTATGAAGTGATCCATCGCAATCAATGGGTTGGACAGCATAATCTTTTATTAAGATAG
- a CDS encoding glutamate-5-semialdehyde dehydrogenase → MSEVIEKGQRAKEAASVLVHKTTDEKNSALTSIAAQLLAQSSYILEENIKDIEENRAKGVDDSLLDRLLLTTERLEGMAHGIEQLVKLEDPTGEVLQTIERNDGLKITEVRVPLGVVGMIYEARPNVTVDASTLCLKTGNAVILRGSSSAHYSNKAIVNVIHDGLKKAGFPQDAVQLIEDTSRQTAKELFTLNEYLDVLIPRGGKNLIQTVVREASVPVLETGAGNCHIFIDESADVKMAFEIVVNAKTQRPSVCNAIETVLVHDAWLALHGKDLLSLLMDHGVAVHGDEAVCQLHSQVQRATEDDWEQEYLNKTVAMKRVLSVGEAVSHINKYGTKHSEAIITNDESHVKEFFTSVDAAALYHNASTRFTDGFEFGFGAEIGISTQKLHARGPMGLKALTSTKFMIRGDGQVKK, encoded by the coding sequence ATGAGTGAAGTAATTGAAAAAGGTCAAAGAGCAAAAGAAGCAGCATCTGTTCTTGTTCATAAAACAACAGATGAAAAAAATAGTGCATTAACAAGCATTGCAGCACAACTTTTGGCTCAAAGTAGCTATATATTAGAAGAGAACATTAAGGATATTGAAGAAAATCGAGCAAAAGGTGTAGATGATTCCTTATTAGACCGTCTTCTTTTAACAACTGAAAGGCTGGAAGGAATGGCTCATGGAATTGAGCAACTTGTTAAGTTAGAAGATCCAACAGGTGAAGTACTACAAACAATTGAGAGAAATGATGGACTTAAAATTACTGAAGTGCGTGTTCCTCTCGGAGTTGTAGGAATGATTTACGAAGCAAGACCAAACGTGACAGTGGATGCCTCAACTCTTTGTTTGAAAACAGGTAATGCTGTTATTTTAAGAGGAAGCTCTTCTGCTCATTATTCTAATAAAGCAATCGTAAACGTAATCCATGACGGGTTAAAAAAGGCTGGTTTTCCACAAGATGCTGTCCAACTTATTGAAGATACAAGTCGCCAAACAGCTAAAGAGCTCTTCACACTTAATGAGTATTTAGATGTTCTCATCCCAAGAGGGGGTAAAAATCTTATTCAGACCGTTGTAAGAGAGGCTTCTGTTCCTGTATTAGAGACAGGTGCAGGTAATTGCCATATTTTCATTGATGAATCTGCAGATGTAAAAATGGCATTCGAAATTGTTGTTAATGCCAAAACACAGCGTCCATCTGTTTGTAACGCAATTGAGACAGTCCTTGTTCATGATGCATGGCTTGCCCTCCACGGTAAAGATCTTCTTTCCCTGTTAATGGACCATGGAGTGGCAGTGCATGGCGATGAAGCTGTTTGTCAGCTTCACAGTCAGGTACAAAGAGCAACTGAAGATGATTGGGAACAAGAGTATTTAAATAAAACGGTAGCAATGAAGCGTGTATTATCTGTTGGGGAAGCTGTTTCACATATTAATAAATATGGAACAAAGCATTCAGAGGCTATCATTACAAATGATGAAAGTCATGTAAAGGAATTTTTTACTTCTGTAGATGCAGCAGCTCTTTATCATAATGCCTCAACTCGTTTTACGGATGGATTTGAATTCGGGTTTGGAGCAGAAATTGGTATTAGTACACAAAAGCTTCATGCGCGAGGACCGATGGGATTAAAGGCCCTAACCTCCACTAAGTTTATGATTAGAGGAGACGGACAAGTCAAAAAATGA
- the aspA gene encoding aspartate ammonia-lyase: protein MREENVRVEKDFLGEKPVPDEAYYGIQTLRAVENFPITGYRIDKELIRALAIVKKAAALANMDVKRLYEGLGEAIVKAADEIIDGEYHDQFIVDPIQGGAGTSINMNTNEVIANRALEVLGKKRGDYFTLSPNSHVNMSQSTNDVFPTAIHISTLNHLEGLLITMDKMLQTFRQKAKEFDSVIKMGRTHLQDAVPIRLGQEFEAYSRVLERDIKRIKQSRQHLYEVNMGATAVGTGLNANPKYIKQVVSHLAEISGFPLVGAEHLVDATQNTDAYTEVSAALKVCMMNMSKIANDLRLMASGPRAGLNEINLPARQPGSSIMPGKVNPVMAELINQVAFQVIGNDNTICLASEAGQLELNVMEPVLIFNLLQSINIMNNAFRSFTDHCLTGIEANKERLTKYVEESVGLITAVNPHLGYEPAARIAREAILTGKSIRELCLKYDVLSEEALDRILDPYEMTHPGIAAEELLED, encoded by the coding sequence ATGAGAGAAGAGAATGTTCGAGTAGAGAAAGATTTCTTAGGAGAAAAGCCTGTTCCAGACGAAGCCTATTACGGCATTCAAACACTGCGTGCAGTAGAAAATTTTCCGATTACAGGCTATCGAATTGATAAAGAACTTATAAGAGCTCTTGCTATTGTAAAAAAAGCTGCGGCTCTTGCTAATATGGATGTAAAACGCCTTTATGAAGGTCTCGGAGAAGCAATTGTTAAGGCTGCAGACGAAATCATTGATGGAGAGTATCACGATCAATTCATCGTTGACCCTATTCAGGGCGGAGCAGGAACATCAATTAATATGAATACAAATGAAGTCATCGCAAACAGAGCACTTGAGGTTTTAGGTAAGAAACGTGGAGATTATTTCACACTCAGTCCAAACTCACATGTAAATATGTCTCAATCAACAAATGACGTATTTCCAACTGCTATTCATATTTCAACGTTAAACCATCTAGAAGGTTTACTTATTACAATGGATAAAATGCTCCAAACCTTTCGCCAAAAAGCAAAAGAATTTGACTCGGTCATCAAAATGGGACGTACTCATTTACAAGATGCCGTGCCAATCCGACTTGGACAAGAGTTTGAAGCATATAGTCGTGTTTTAGAGCGCGATATTAAACGAATTAAACAATCTCGCCAGCATCTCTATGAAGTAAATATGGGAGCAACAGCTGTAGGAACTGGACTAAATGCAAATCCTAAATATATTAAACAAGTTGTTTCCCATCTTGCAGAGATTAGTGGCTTCCCCCTTGTAGGAGCCGAACATCTTGTTGATGCGACTCAAAATACAGATGCTTATACAGAAGTCTCTGCTGCTTTGAAGGTCTGCATGATGAATATGTCTAAAATTGCAAATGACCTTCGCTTGATGGCTTCTGGACCTCGAGCAGGTTTGAATGAAATCAACCTTCCTGCTCGTCAACCCGGCTCATCTATCATGCCAGGAAAAGTAAATCCTGTTATGGCGGAATTAATTAACCAAGTTGCCTTCCAAGTTATCGGAAATGATAACACAATCTGCCTTGCTTCTGAAGCTGGACAACTTGAACTAAACGTAATGGAGCCTGTTTTAATCTTCAACTTGCTTCAGTCTATCAATATTATGAACAATGCATTCCGTAGTTTTACAGATCATTGCTTAACAGGAATCGAAGCGAATAAAGAACGATTAACGAAATATGTAGAAGAAAGCGTTGGATTAATTACAGCTGTTAACCCGCATCTTGGCTATGAACCTGCTGCCCGCATTGCTCGCGAAGCCATTCTAACAGGAAAATCAATCCGGGAGCTTTGTCTAAAATATGATGTTCTTTCAGAAGAAGCGCTAGATCGTATTCTCGATCCATATGAGATGACACACCCTGGAATTGCAGCTGAAGAGCTCTTAGAAGACTAA
- a CDS encoding MerR family transcriptional regulator: MYKIDDVMKMTGLTKRTIRYYEEIGLITPPQRTKGNTRLYVEENINELKKIIEAKEVLGFSLQELQQFVHLKKRIERRRAGGELTKEGLEDFQERLSVQINGLARKIQRMQRFEQDLHELMDRTKYLKTTLEE; the protein is encoded by the coding sequence TTGTATAAAATAGATGATGTAATGAAGATGACAGGGCTTACTAAACGAACGATTCGGTATTATGAAGAAATTGGACTTATTACACCTCCACAGCGTACAAAAGGAAACACAAGACTATACGTTGAGGAAAATATTAATGAATTAAAAAAGATCATTGAAGCTAAAGAAGTGCTTGGCTTTTCTCTTCAAGAACTTCAACAGTTCGTTCACTTAAAAAAGCGGATTGAGCGAAGAAGAGCAGGTGGAGAATTGACTAAAGAAGGGTTGGAGGATTTCCAAGAAAGACTGTCAGTTCAAATTAATGGACTCGCCCGCAAAATCCAACGTATGCAGCGATTTGAACAAGATCTTCATGAACTGATGGATAGAACAAAATATCTCAAAACAACATTAGAGGAGTGA
- a CDS encoding MFS transporter, with amino-acid sequence MENAKRGRIITVFATFLAFMGIGVVDPILPEIAKQIGASHWQVEMLFTAYIFTMAIMMIPAGLFAAKLGDKKLMVTGLAIVTVFSFLCAISNSIGALSGFRAGWGLGNALFFATAMTLLIALSSDASGAIGMYEAAIGLGMAAGPLVGGILGGISWRYPFFVTSILILLAFILVSFFVKQPPLKQKRQAPGIKEMVKLFAYKPFLQGAFSGMLYYYGFFTVLAYSPLVLGLSAIQIGFVFFGWGLCLAYGSAVLSHKLEKKWTPKTLLKVSLIVFAIMLVLLFVVQPLWLKIVIIILSGLASGLNNALFTTHVMGNSPYERAITSGGYNFIRWLGAAIAPLLSGVLGESLSPQSPFLVAAILGFVAFLLIMIPVRKTEKTAL; translated from the coding sequence ATGGAAAATGCAAAAAGAGGACGCATTATTACCGTTTTTGCAACTTTCCTAGCATTTATGGGAATAGGGGTTGTTGACCCTATTCTTCCAGAGATTGCAAAGCAAATTGGTGCAAGTCACTGGCAAGTTGAAATGCTTTTTACGGCTTATATTTTTACAATGGCCATTATGATGATTCCAGCAGGGCTATTTGCAGCAAAGCTTGGTGATAAAAAACTTATGGTAACTGGCTTAGCTATTGTTACCGTCTTTTCATTTCTTTGTGCAATTTCTAATTCAATTGGCGCACTTTCCGGATTTAGAGCTGGTTGGGGATTAGGGAACGCTTTATTCTTTGCAACAGCAATGACGCTTCTTATTGCTCTTTCAAGTGATGCAAGCGGAGCAATTGGAATGTATGAAGCTGCAATTGGTCTTGGAATGGCAGCAGGTCCATTAGTTGGAGGGATTTTAGGTGGCATCTCATGGCGTTATCCATTCTTTGTAACAAGCATTCTTATTCTTTTAGCCTTTATTCTTGTAAGCTTCTTTGTAAAACAACCACCACTAAAACAAAAAAGACAGGCGCCAGGGATAAAAGAAATGGTTAAGCTTTTTGCATATAAACCATTTTTACAAGGTGCTTTCTCAGGCATGCTTTATTACTATGGTTTCTTTACAGTTTTAGCATACTCTCCACTCGTTTTAGGGTTATCAGCTATTCAAATTGGGTTTGTTTTCTTCGGTTGGGGATTGTGCTTAGCATATGGTTCTGCTGTTCTTTCTCATAAGCTTGAGAAAAAATGGACCCCAAAAACACTTCTTAAAGTATCATTAATTGTATTTGCAATTATGCTTGTTTTACTATTTGTTGTTCAGCCTTTATGGTTAAAAATCGTGATTATCATCTTATCTGGACTAGCGTCTGGATTGAACAATGCGCTCTTTACAACACATGTAATGGGGAATTCACCATATGAGCGTGCAATTACGTCTGGAGGTTACAACTTTATTCGTTGGCTTGGAGCCGCAATTGCTCCTCTTTTATCAGGTGTGCTAGGAGAGTCACTTTCTCCCCAAAGCCCATTCTTAGTTGCAGCAATTTTAGGATTTGTAGCATTCCTCTTAATTATGATTCCAGTAAGAAAAACAGAAAAAACCGCTTTATAA
- a CDS encoding D-alanine--D-alanine ligase: MVRIKLGLLYGGKSAEHQVSLQTALAVINALNGEKFEVHPVYITENGEWIRGEIIEGKVQGVEELTLTEKATAKAISPTSLSTLSQEGEAVDVVFPLLHGPNGEDGTVQGMLELLNIPYVGNGVLGSAAGMDKVIMKNLFAQAGLKQVKYVHFLKMDWKNNEVAAYREVEQELGYPCFVKPANLGSSVGINKCTNREELVNAFEEAFQFDRKIIVEEGITAREVEIGVLGNDAPSCSVVGEIVAKTDFYDYKSKYQDGDTALIIPAEISKETYVRMEEEAIKAFKAIDGSGLVRADFFLTEDGSLVINEVNTMPGFTPFSMFPLLWEHKGVPYSELIEKLVELGMERHAEKQQIKHTM, from the coding sequence ATTGTGAGAATTAAACTCGGACTTTTATATGGTGGAAAATCAGCAGAGCATCAGGTTTCTTTACAAACGGCTCTAGCGGTTATCAATGCATTGAATGGGGAGAAATTTGAAGTTCACCCTGTCTATATAACGGAAAACGGCGAATGGATTCGCGGTGAAATAATTGAAGGAAAAGTACAAGGTGTTGAAGAATTAACATTGACAGAAAAAGCAACAGCAAAAGCAATTTCCCCAACGTCACTAAGCACGTTGTCTCAAGAAGGAGAAGCAGTTGATGTTGTTTTCCCATTGCTTCATGGACCAAATGGAGAAGATGGTACTGTACAAGGAATGTTAGAATTATTGAATATTCCTTATGTAGGAAATGGAGTGCTTGGTTCAGCAGCTGGAATGGATAAAGTAATTATGAAAAACTTGTTTGCTCAAGCAGGTCTCAAACAAGTGAAATACGTTCACTTTTTAAAGATGGATTGGAAAAATAACGAAGTTGCTGCATATAGAGAGGTAGAACAAGAACTGGGATATCCGTGTTTTGTTAAGCCAGCTAACTTAGGTTCTAGTGTTGGAATTAACAAATGTACAAATAGAGAAGAACTTGTAAATGCATTTGAAGAAGCATTTCAGTTCGATCGTAAAATCATTGTTGAAGAGGGTATTACGGCTCGTGAAGTTGAGATCGGTGTTCTAGGAAATGATGCTCCTTCTTGCTCTGTTGTAGGAGAAATCGTTGCTAAAACAGATTTCTATGATTACAAGTCAAAATATCAAGACGGGGATACAGCTCTCATTATCCCTGCTGAAATTAGCAAAGAAACTTACGTACGTATGGAAGAGGAAGCAATTAAGGCATTCAAAGCAATTGATGGTTCAGGCTTAGTACGTGCAGACTTCTTTCTAACAGAAGATGGCTCTTTAGTTATTAATGAAGTAAATACAATGCCTGGTTTTACACCTTTCAGTATGTTCCCGCTTTTATGGGAGCATAAAGGTGTGCCTTATAGTGAGCTAATTGAAAAATTAGTTGAGTTAGGTATGGAACGTCACGCGGAGAAACAGCAAATTAAACATACGATGTAA
- a CDS encoding UDP-N-acetylmuramoyl-tripeptide--D-alanyl-D-alanine ligase: MIKATLAKINEWIPNSNVTKEEKTEIHGVSTDTRTIQKGNLFIPLIGENFNGHKFVEQAYEEGAVAALWQRDQTPQPEGVPLVLVDDTLQALQTLSYNYRKSLSIQVVGITGSNGKTTTKDMIAAVASTKYKVLKTRGNLNNHIGLPLTMLELDETIEVAILEMGMSDFGEIDLLSKLGEPDIAVITNIGEAHIQNLGSREGIAKAKFEIVNGLNNNGVFIYEGEEPLLAKLSEGVSFEKHTFGYNKNCDLRPLNVTQTESGTVFSLSTDENVTCHLPVLGKHNVKNALASILVGKALGISAEEAVKGLSQLQLTKMRMEVIETSSGARLINDAYNASPTAMRAALHLLHELSGYNRKIAVLGDMLELGEDEREYHYEVGKSIDKNEVSYVFAYGPLSEEVAKGASDAGVEHVYHFEDKDTLSEQLSYIIKEQDVILFKASRGMKLEQVITALLEKGI, translated from the coding sequence ATGATTAAAGCAACATTAGCAAAGATAAATGAATGGATTCCGAATAGTAATGTAACAAAAGAAGAAAAAACTGAGATTCACGGGGTTTCTACGGATACGAGAACAATTCAAAAAGGAAACTTATTTATTCCATTAATCGGTGAAAATTTTAATGGTCACAAATTTGTTGAACAAGCATATGAAGAAGGAGCAGTAGCAGCACTATGGCAACGAGATCAAACGCCTCAGCCTGAAGGGGTTCCGCTTGTTCTTGTTGATGATACGCTTCAGGCTTTGCAAACTCTATCATATAATTATCGCAAATCCCTTTCTATACAAGTTGTTGGTATTACAGGAAGTAATGGAAAAACAACAACAAAAGATATGATTGCAGCTGTTGCAAGTACTAAATATAAAGTATTAAAAACAAGAGGGAATTTAAACAACCATATTGGTCTTCCTCTTACAATGCTTGAGCTTGACGAAACAATTGAGGTGGCCATCCTTGAAATGGGAATGAGTGATTTTGGTGAGATTGACCTTCTTTCAAAACTTGGCGAACCCGACATCGCAGTTATTACAAATATTGGAGAAGCTCATATTCAAAATTTAGGAAGCAGAGAAGGAATTGCAAAAGCAAAATTCGAAATTGTGAATGGTTTAAACAATAACGGCGTATTTATTTATGAAGGGGAAGAACCGCTTCTTGCTAAATTAAGTGAAGGGGTATCATTTGAAAAGCATACATTTGGCTATAATAAAAACTGTGACCTAAGACCACTAAATGTTACACAAACAGAAAGCGGCACCGTTTTTTCCTTATCAACAGATGAAAATGTAACATGTCATTTACCTGTGCTTGGAAAACATAATGTGAAAAATGCGTTAGCAAGCATTCTTGTTGGAAAAGCACTTGGCATTTCAGCAGAGGAAGCTGTGAAAGGTTTATCTCAATTGCAGCTAACAAAAATGCGCATGGAAGTGATTGAAACAAGTAGTGGTGCTCGCTTAATTAATGACGCTTATAATGCGAGTCCAACAGCAATGAGAGCTGCTCTTCACCTCTTGCATGAGCTTTCGGGATACAACCGAAAAATAGCGGTATTAGGAGATATGCTTGAACTTGGTGAGGATGAACGAGAATATCATTATGAAGTTGGGAAATCTATTGATAAAAATGAAGTATCATACGTCTTTGCATATGGACCTTTAAGTGAGGAAGTTGCTAAAGGAGCATCAGATGCTGGAGTTGAACATGTTTATCATTTTGAGGATAAGGACACACTAAGTGAGCAACTGAGCTACATTATAAAAGAGCAAGATGTTATTCTTTTTAAAGCTTCACGTGGTATGAAATTAGAACAAGTTATTACAGCGCTCTTAGAAAAAGGAATATAA